The Podospora bellae-mahoneyi strain CBS 112042 chromosome 7, whole genome shotgun sequence genome includes a window with the following:
- a CDS encoding hypothetical protein (COG:P; EggNog:ENOG503NZZQ), producing the protein MSRGPPFDGPLQQPRDFATDPPAAPPDLDTAVDTTSHRVRYNPNIDTTIAEEVAPTNDAATSPRKAPARADTGVPFSPTSRRRTTRVSTFRTVDNFEDFELRPGWHPGSEPGVDPLKPDGGHASMPQLSAPCEITIVDFSEDKLSIQNKDNSSLGSFLEVPQPKWAKCRWINVNGLSWDVIQLLGKHKSLHKLAVEDIMNTRSRTKAEWYPTHAFIVLTLQRLDDTYRDSDDESSDSDEADDTSSHASNRSIFSGKTGKYSRKLLRRLKRIFCAGKFSSDTTLEGGKNWPQDGSGPYPRASRSEYPEGPTRTLRRYHAAPDDPIARFMDRNSALISKNYTVACEQVSMFITNDNTIISFFEESAEVIEAPIIQRLQTSDTIIRHSCDASMVGHAVLDGIIDLAIQVASCYRDAIGDIEPEVLTHPNIGHTKKLYILTSEINALLSFINPITTLIQALRDHKTDMALDKAMAKILDPNHDPIITTLTYTYLGDVLDHCVLITDTLNRLKSSADGMIGLIFNTISAHQNESMKQLTTATIIFLPLTFITGYFGQNFVPFTVLEQDIGYFWKIAVPVVFATIILLQREAIVDYCKAIFQRRYLWELKKRRSDRRNKKRV; encoded by the exons ATGTCGCGCGGACCGCCTTTTGATGGGCCCCTGCAACAGCCGCGCGACTTCGCAACAGACCCACCGGCTGCTCCTCCAGATCTTGACACCGCTGTTgacaccaccagccaccGCGTTCGATATAATCCCAACATCGATACCACCATTGCGGAAGAGGTTGCCCCCACGAACGATGCCGCGACCAGCCCGAGAAAGGCACCCGCCCGCGCAGATACCGGTGTGCCCTTCAGCCCCACCAGTCGACGGCGCACAACCCGGGTCAGCACATTTCGGACAGTCGACAACTTCGAAGACTTTGAACTCCGCCCGGGATGGCATC CCGGTTCGGAACCAGGGGTCGATCCACTCAAGCCAGATGGTGGCCACGCATCTATGCCTCAACTGAGCGCCCCATGCGAGATCACTATTGTCGACTTCTCCGAAGACAAGCTCTCGATTCAGAACAAGGACAACTCGTCTCTCGGCTCTTTCTTGGAGGTGCCACAACCAAAGTGGGCAAAATGTCGGTGGATCAATGTGAATGGCCTGAGCTGGGACGTTATCCAGCTGCTGGGGAAGCACAAGAGCCTTCATAAACTGGCCGTGGAAGATATTATGAACACGAGGAGCAGGACAAAGGCCGAGTGGTATCCAACACATGCCTTCATTGTCTTGACTCTTCAAAGGCTTGACGACACCTACAGGGATTCTGACGACGAGAGCTCTGATTCTGATGAGGCTGATGACACATCTAGCCATGCTAGTAATCGCAGCATCTTCAGTGGGAAAACTGGCAAGTATTCCCGGAAGCTCTTGAGGCGGTTGAAACGGATATTCTGTGCTGGGAAGTTCTCCTCAGACACCACATTAGAGGGTGGGAAGAACTGGCCCCAGGATGGCTCTGGGCCGTATCCCAGGGCTTCACGGTCTGAGTACCCAGAGGGCCCGACAAGAACCTTGCGAAGATACCACGCCGCACCAGACGATCCTATCGCAAGGTTTATGGACAGGAACTCAGCCCTGATCTCCAAAAACTACACGGTAGCCTGTGAGCAGGTCTCCATGTTCATCACGaacgacaacaccatcattaGTTTCTTTGAAGAATCGGCTGAAGTGATAGAGGCACCCATCATCCAACGTCTCCAGACGAGTGATACAATCATCCGACA CTCATGCGATGCGTCCATGGTGGGACACGCAGTACTGGATGGAATTATCGATCTTGCCATCCAGGTAGCGAGCTGCTATCGTGATGCTATCGGCGATATTGAACCCGAAGTGTTGACTCACCCCAACATCGGCCACACCAAAAAGCTGTACATCCTCACATCGGAGATCAATGCGCTGCTTAGTTTCATCAATCCAATCACGACATTGATACAAGCCCTGCGTGATCACAAAACGGATATGGCGCTCGACAAAGCTATGGCCAAAATCTTGGACCCCAATCatgaccccatcatcaccacgcTGACGTACACCTATCTCGGTGATGTTCTGGACCACTGCGTCCTCATCACAGATACTTTAAATAGGCTCAAGAGCTCCGCTGATGGGATGATAGGGCTGATTTTTAACACCATTTCAGCACATCAGAACGAATCCATGAAGCAATTGACCACAGCCACCATTATCTTCTTGCCGCTCACTTTCATCACGGGTTACTTCGGGCAAAACTTTGTTCCGTTCACCGTTTTAGAGCAAGATATTGGCTACTT CTGGAAAATCGCTGTCCCTGTCGTCTTTGCGACGATAATCCTTTTGCAGAGGGAAGCCATTGTCGACTATTGCAAGGCCATCTTCCAGCGTCGTTATCTCTGGGAGTTGAAGAAAAGGCGCTCGGATCGACGAAACAAGAAGCGGGTTTGA
- a CDS encoding hypothetical protein (COG:K; COG:L; EggNog:ENOG503NZDD): MALGDTPEIDQQAYGTVGDSNTSNFPPSHTKLTFAPVVDPGAGSGPKKAGKKGKKAKKSDADPDRPPKNAKEYWQQHYARACESGSNLKREAVEEPYETPSTKIQRMSGPDDKSEGLVPVKTEEAVSVRAEEGVSVKAEEGVSVKAGEPGFIEIEAPVFVKAEGPALIKTEENTAFDYKIPLPSKTAVQAAVDDALQTIEDRLDKGNMQACKDFEELREATLSFGVNNCKPVEGKWKLKGFKTPLYNHQLIGVRWMCSREFHPRGSNGGILADEMGLGKTVQLLACISQNPPSSRRDKAQKTLIIAPEKLLTQWYREIFDHCDDKGLRVLVYKNANAMADAECANSDIIITNYAQVQRQASKGLAECEESEESEEPSDFRETSLKQKLHRHGPPLFRINYHRIVLDEAHAINNRESSTSLACRYLTGKYRWVLTGTPLTNTTAEVFPYLDFLGTKFKKYDTFVQAMGGVKGKMGDMEELQKTLEELTLRRRVDTQLMGAPIFQIPKAHPVQVVTVNFSPFEMEVYGRTNRRQMALEVRRQAYQDAGQPYDPGPEKGTMQKIVDHLQFFTSHPALVEPEWYEDQENQDKSRLPEPSEVKCNCFCRYCRRVVTPASKLADCGHLFCASCFGNLITRHHNKEKACCPSCNKPVGSGRSGKGSCPSHHGMPILPRDNGHTYRHFGDDDNGFQPRFSKHQETTRKGTKKKARRAKSGKKKRHPSKRRKATKANNKGGKQKRQTVQTVQQTRANTLNFMKGVDSHPWDPVPHSAKTKATLDLIDGWQSEAPEDKIMIFVQWIPMLSILGRMLTQSGYRFVYFWGDLDQNDQEQSLKTFRKVPAVKIMLASITCTAHGLNLTVANRAIMYDHWWNVCRQQQAFGRVHRIGQTKEVHTAKIVVAGSVDERIIQIQQDKETAISGIMDGMDEIKKRPISMAKEILGLGDLSESIDENADMNEDEDYYEDSDDEDDDEEETDSESESTSDESGSESGSGSGSYDDEDDGEHSGSESD; encoded by the exons ATGGCTCTTGGGGATACACCTGAAATCGACCAGCAGGCATATGGGACAGTTGGAGATTCCAACACGAGTAACTTCCCGCCATCGCACACCAAACTCACGTTTGCTCCAGTGGTTGACCCAGGTGCAGGCAGCGGGCCAAAAAAGGCCGGTAAAAAAGGCAAGAAGGCCAAAAAAAGCGACGCGGACCCTGACAGGCCCCCCAAGAATGCTAAGGAATACTGGCAGCAACACTATGCTCGTGCGTGCGAGAGCGGGTCGAATTTGAAGCGcgaggctgttgaggagcCCTACGAGactccctccaccaaaatACAGCGCATGTCAGGCCCAGACGACAAATCTGAGGGGCTTGTTCCAGTCAAGACTGAAGAGGCCGTTTCGGTCAgagctgaggagggtgtttcGGTCAaagctgaggagggtgtttcGGTCAAGGCTGGGGAACCTGGTTTCATCGAGATCGAGGCGCCTGTTTTCGTCAAGGCTGAGGGGCCAGCTCTCATCAAGACTGAGGAGAATACCGCATTTGACTACAAGATACCTTTACCAAGTAAAACGGCGGTTCAGGCTGCAGTCGACGATGCCTTGCAAACAATTGAGGACAGGCTTGACAAGGGGAATATGCAGGCGTGCAAGGACTTTGAAGAGCTTCGTGAGGCCACGCTGTCATTTGGGGTCAATAACTGTAAGCCAGTGGAGGGAAAGTGGAAGCTCAAAGGCTTCAAAACACCACTTTACAATCACCAG TTGATAGGGGTGAGATGGATGTGTTCTCGAGAGTTTCACCCCCGCGGGTCCAATGGAGGGATCCTCGCCGACGAAATGGGTCTCGGGAAGACAGTTCAGCTCCTGGCGTGCATATCACAAAACCCGCCTAGTAGTCGCCGGGACAAAGCCCAAAAAACACTCATCATTGCGCCAGAGAAGCTGTTGACGCAGTGGTATCGGGAGATATTTGATCATTGCGACGACAAAGGCCTGCGAGTGTTGGTCTACAAAAACGCCAATGCAATGGCCGATGCTGAGTGCGCCAATAGTGATATCAT AATCACAAATTATGCACAAGTTCAACGCCAAGCTAGCAAAGGGCTCGCCGAATGCGAGGAGTcggaggagagtgaggaaCCTTCAGATTTTCGAGAGACCTCACTGAAGCAGAAACTGCACCGGCATGGCCCCCCGTTGTTTCGCATCAACTACCACCGCATCGTTCTAGATGAGGCCCATGCGATTAATAACAGGGAGAGCAGCACGTCCCTCGCCTGTAGATACCTCACAGGCAAATATCGCTGGGTTCTAACAGGAACCCCTCTGACCAACACCACAGCAGAGGTATTCCCCTACCTTGACTTCTTGGGCACCAAGTTCAAGAAGTATGATACCTTCGTTCAGGCTATGGGGGGCGTCAAGGGCAAGATGGGAGACATGGAAGAACTTCAGAAAACGCTGGAGGAACTTACTCTGAGACGTCGTGTTGACACGCAACTGATGGGCGCACCCATTTTTCAGATTCCCAAGGCACATCCGGTTCAGGTTGTCACGGTTAACTTTTCGCCTTTTGAGATGGAAGTATACGGGAGAACAAACCGGAGACAGATGGCGTTGGAGGTACGGCGCCAAGCGTATCAAGACGCCGGTCAACCATATGATCCCGGACCAGAAAAGGGTACAATGCAAAAGATTGTCGATCATCTCCAATTCTTCACCTCGCATCCAGCCCTTGTAGAGCCTGAGTGGTACGAGGACCAGGAGAACCAGGACAAGTCTAGGCTGCCAGAGCCCAGTGAGGTCAAATGCAACTGCTTCTGCAGATATTGCCGGCGAGTCGTGACCCCGGCCTCTAAATTGGCTGAT TGCGGCCACCTGTTCTGCGCCTCATGTTTCGGTAACCTCATAACCCGTCATCACAACAAGGAGAAAGCCTGTTGCCCGAGCTGCAACAAGCCAGTCGGTTCTGGTAGATCAGGCAAGGGCAGCTGTCCGAGTCATCATGGCATGCCTATCCTGCCTCGCGATAACGGGCACACTTACCGTCACTTTGGTGACGATGACAATGGGTTTCAGCCACGGTTCAGTAAGCATCAAGAAACCACAAGGAAAGGGACGAAAAAGAAGGCACGCAGAGCGAAGtctggcaagaagaagaggcatccatcgaagagaagaaaagcaaCCAAGGCGAATAATAAGGGGGGAAAGCAGAAGAGACAAACTGTCCAAACAGTGCAGCAAACACGCGCCAACACGCTCAATTTTATGAAGGGCGTCGACTCCCATCCTTGGGATCCGGTGCCGCACAGCGCTAAAACGAAGGCGACACTTGACCTAATCGACGGATGGCAATCTGAAGCGCCAGAGGATAAGATTATGATCTTTGTGCAATGGATCCCGATGCTCTCGATTTTGGGCCGCATGCTTACACAGAGCGGATACCGGTTTGTGTACTTCTGGGGCGACCTGGACCAGAACGACCAAGAGCAGTCTCTAAAGACCTTCAGGAAGGTCCCGGCCGTGAAGATCATGCTGGCATCTATTACCTGCACCGCACACGGTCTGAACCTCACGGTGGCGAACCGGGCCATCATGTATGACCACTGGTGGAATGTCTgtcgccagcagcaagcctTCGGAAGAGTCCACCGTATTGGACAAACCAAGGAAGTACATACGGCCAAGATTGTGGTTGCAGGCTCTGTGGATGAGAGGATTATTCAAATTCAGCAGGATAAGGAGACTGCTATTTCGGGGATTATGGATGGCATGgacgagatcaagaagcggCCAATCTCGATGGCTAAGGAGATCCTAGGGTTGGGGGATCTTTCAGAGTCTATCGATGAAAATGCTGACATGAATGAGGACGAGGATTACTACGAGGAtagcgatgacgaggatgatgatgaggaggagactgATAGCGAGAGCGAATCCACTAGTGATGAGAGTGGCAGTGAGAGTGGCTCCGGTAGTGGCAGctatgatgacgaggatgatggagagcACTCGGGGTCGGAGTCGGATTAG
- a CDS encoding hypothetical protein (COG:E; EggNog:ENOG503NWDB), producing MEPAAIEASIVDTVEPKKDTLALPEPARQRLIRSGVDLTNGYPYRPLVPLYLQDVYQIRSAERIHEDAGARADKSKKNLFSAASKVTDLTAHIGTEIEGLQLKDLTPEQRDELALLVAERSVVFLRDQDISPQQQRELGEWFGEVEVHPQVPQVPGVLGVTVIWPDLQAQDLPANFRNPGGASRWHTDLVHERQPAGITHLHNDTVPPVGGDTLWASGYGAYEKLSPEFRKFIDGKQAVYRSAHAYLDRENPSAGPKFVERVHPLVRVHPATGWKALWVNRAMTTRIVGLDKAESDLILNYLHDVYEKNADIQVRFRWTAGTSALWDNRITIHSASWDYEGKYSRHGTRVTSLAEKPYFDSKAPTRRQALGLLDEDEKEALGLARDRVCDHSP from the exons ATGGAGCCTGCTGCAATCGAGGCATCAATCGTCGACACAGTCGAGCCCAAGAAAGACACCTTGGCCCTCCCAGAGCCAGCCCGGCAACGGCTGATCAGGTCTGGAGTAGACCTGACCAACGGATATCCATACCGTCCACTAGTACCCTTGTATCTTCAGGATGTCTACCAAATCCGCAGTGCTGAGCGTATCCATGAAGATGCAGGGGCCAGAGCtgacaagtccaagaagaatcTGTTTTCGGCGGCAAGCAAGGTGACCGACCTGACAGCCCATATCGGTACAGAGATAGAGGGTCTCCAGTTGAAGGACCTGACACCCGAGCAACGTGACGAGCTTGCTCTTTTGGTCGCGGAACGCAGTGTTGTGTTTCTCAGAGACCAAGATATTtccccacaacaacagaGGGAGCTAGGAGAATGGtttggtgaggttgaagtgCAT CCTCAGGTCCCACAAGTGCCTGGCGTCCTGGGCGTGACTGTCATCTGGCCAGACCTCCAGGCCCAAGATTTGCCCGCCAACTTTCGTAACCCAGGAGGAGCGTCTCGATGGCACACCGATCTTGTCCATGAACGACAGCCGGCAGGCATTACCCACCTCCACAACGACACTGTGCCTCCGGTTGGGGGGGACACGCTCTGGGCCTCGGGATACGGTGCTTATGAGAAACTATCCCCCGAATTCCGCAAGTTCATCGATGGAAAACAAGCTGTGTATCGCTCCGCACATGCCTATCTTGACCGCGAGAATCCGAGTGCCGGTCCAAAGTTCGTCGAAAGGGTCCATCCTCTTGTTCGTGTGCACCCTGCAACAGGCTGGAAAGCACTCTGGGTGAACCGCgcgatgacgacgagaaTAGTTGGATTGGATAAAGCTGAGAGCGACTTGATCTTGAATTATCTGCATGACGTGTATGAGAAGAACGCGGATATCCAGGTCCGATTCCGATGGACCGCAGGGACCAGTGCTCTGTGGGACAACAG AATTACGATCCATAGCGCCAGTTGGGATTACGAAGGAAAGTATTCAAGACACGGCACTCGTGTCACATCGCTTGCCGAAAAGCCCTACTTCGACTCAAAGGCCCCGACTCGTCGACAGGCTTTGGGTCTTCTGGATGAagacgagaaggaggctcTTGGTCTGGCAAGGGACAGGGTGTGTGACCACTCGCCTTGA
- a CDS encoding hypothetical protein (EggNog:ENOG503NYFY; COG:Q) has protein sequence MSELRSQPSRQTVAVIGAGISGVCTAAHLLKEGLSVTVFERSSIAGGIWHYDDRVPGDPPYPSNTPSLGDYEVSQRGQFSFVTPPSEQRNETPQNQTFRVEANNHLSDLEAHFSPPGPCYRGLRNNVPTNLMKSSLGQWPEGTEPVVGQRDVENYVQGLAEVHDVNNQTLFHTRVDEVKKTHDGSKWELRSVTLEKEELGVRFTERLHLFDRVVVASGHYNMPRIPDITGLKEWKTRFPARIIHSKQYRNPQRYRDQNVVVLGAGVSALDICRELDGVVNKVYQSARGGQFDLPVSLLPSSTRRVPEIASFILDDDERHQHFPEDGQHIPGKIALKDGQVLDKIHHVVMATGYITSYPFLPHLHSDTAPITEPGEYLVVTSDGNMAHNLHKDIFYIPDPTLAFVGVPYHVVTFSLFDFQAQAVARVFAGRAKLPSQKLMRHEYERRVLEKGLGRGFHSLHQEGKELAYVRELVEWVNEGDVHGEGRNDCNMKGHTEEWLAGYYEMKAKTRGLFPGRGVKSVAEDTTLRN, from the coding sequence ATGTCGGAACTACGAAGTCAACCTTCTCGGCAGACGGTCGCAGTCATCGGAGCAGGTATCAGCGGCGTATGCACAGCTGCACACTTGCTAAAAGAAGGCCTCTCAGTGACGGTCTTCGAACGCTCAAGCATTGCCGGTGGAATCTGGCACTATGATGACCGCGTTCCCGGCGACCCACCATATCCTAGCAACACGCCGTCTCTTGGGGACTATGAGGTTTCTCAACGAGGTCAATTTTCCTTTGTTACGCCTCCATCTGAGCAAAGGAACGAAACACCACAGAATCAGACCTTTCGGGTGGAAGCAAACAACCACCTTTCCGACCTTGAGGCGCACTTTTCACCACCCGGCCCGTGTTACCGAGGCCTACGCAATAACGTCCCGACAAACCTCATGAAAAGTAGTCTGGGCCAGTGGCCCGAGGGTACCGAACCCGTAGTTGGTCAAAGAGATGTTGAAAATTACGTCCAAGGCCTGGCAGAAGTGCATGACGTCAACAACCAGACTCTATTTCACACCCGAGTAgatgaggtcaagaagaCACACGACGGGTCCAAGTGGGAGTTGCGATCAGTGACGTTGGAGAAAGAAGAGCTTGGTGTTCGGTTCACTGAAAGATTACATCTATTTGATCGAGTTGTCGTGGCTTCGGGGCATTATAACATGCCACGGATTCCTGACATTACTGGACTCAAGGAATGGAAAACAAGGTTTCCCGCCAGGATCATTCATTCAAAGCAGTATCGAAACCCACAGAGGTATCGGGACCAGAATGTGGTGGttcttggtgctggtgtgTCTGCTTTGGATATCTGCCGGGAGCTGGATGGAGTTGTAAACAAAGTCTACCAGAGTGCCCGTGGAGGACAGTTTGACCTCCCAGTCTCACTGCTGCCGTCATCTACGAGACGAGTGCCGGAAATAGCTAGCTTTATTCTCGATGACGACGAAAGACACCAGCACTTTCCGGAAGATGGCCAGCATATTCCCGGGAAGATCGCTTTGAAGGACGGCCAGGTACTCGACAAGATTCACCACGTGGTCATGGCAACAGGATATATAACATCTTATCCTTTCCTCCCGCATCTCCATTCCGACACGGCACCAATCACAGAACCAGGGGAATATCTAGTGGTGACATCGGACGGCAACATGGCGCATAACTTGCATAAAGATATCTTCTACATCCCCGACCCAACCTTGGCTTTTGTAGGCGTACCTTATCATGTGGTCACGTTTTCGCTTTTTGATTTTCAGGCCCAGGCGGTGGCAAGAGTGTTTGCTGGGAGAGCAAAGCTTCCAAGTCAAAAATTGATGAGACACGAGTACGAGAGAAGGGTGCTGGAGAAAGGCCTCGGAAGAGGGTTCCACTCGCTGCATCAAGAGGGAAAGGAGTTGGCGTATGTAAGGGAGCTGGTTGAATGGGTCAACGAAGGTGATGTTCATGGAGAGGGGCGGAATGACTGCAACATGAAGGGGCATACCGAGGAGTGGCTGGCGGGATATTATGAGATGAAGGCAAAGACTAGAGGGTTGTTTCCAGGCAGGGGAGTTAAATCTGTGGCGGAAGATACTACACTACGCAACTGA
- a CDS encoding hypothetical protein (CAZy:CBM52; EggNog:ENOG503P6FS; COG:S) has product MTRFSLTAAVLIGLGHRVLGALEQCGPAQYDPSNYVCWENQFLCPVTAGEGLSYCNGACYSKFMYTCNNNILSLLPPAESAFTLIVSNPALPQLDGKPVTAQGLRLWLGGETKSYCPSVVDPNCPPGNVTSIVAGGFGGAGMNTMVPGGQQVYLTPDWNVGYTQAHSAYMPSGSTSTGFAAYQGGGFINLNGNGWGWVACPPRASGPAGPEWTLYGRNSTNAESLNYCTPINLKVTPYPGQGAAAWQYT; this is encoded by the exons ATGACTCGATTTAGCCTGACTGCTGCCGTCCTCATTGGCCTGGGCCATCGAGTTCTGGGTGCTCTGGAGCAATGTGGACCAGCACAATATGACCCTAGCAAC TACGTATGCTGGGAGAACCAATTTCTCTGCCCCGTCACAGCCGGTGAAGGCCTGTCTTATTGCAATGGAGCCTGTTACAGCAAGTTCATGTACACCTGCAACAATAACATCCTCAGTCTTCTCCCACCCGCCGAGTCTGCCTTTACTCTCATCGTCTCAAACCCGGCGCTCCCCCAGCTTGACGGCAAGCCCGTCACCGCCCAAGGGCTTCGTCTGTGGCTTGGAGGAGAAACCAAGAGCTACTGCCCTTCTGTCGTCGACCCCAACTGCCCACCCGGCAACGTCACATCGATTGTGGCGGGCGGCTTCGGCGGAGCTGGTATGAACACAATGGTGCCCGGCGGTCAACAGGTCTATCTGACGCCGGACTGGAATGTCGGATACACCCAAGCTCATTCGGCATACATGCCGTCCGGCAGCACCTCGACTGGCTTTGCCGCCTACCAGGGCGGTGGGTTTATCAACCTCAATGGTAacggttggggttgggtcgCTTGTCCTCCGAGGGCTTCGGGTCCTGCTGGGCCCGAGTGGACTTTGTATGGTAGAAACTCAACAAACGCCGAGAGCCTCAACTACTGCactcccatcaacctcaaggTCACTCCTTACCCCGGCCAGGGGGCGGCTGCTTGGCAGTATACTTAG
- a CDS encoding hypothetical protein (EggNog:ENOG503NV07; COG:C), with translation MASHSPTTSNNGGVSERTSTLSQPQFLFINGKYIPSSDKETFPVRNPITGSVLYNCASASKADYETAIENAHSAYQTWSQTGPSARRRIFLKAADIMESYITGDAPEFMSQEVSATMHWVKINVFATAGLFRETASLATQIRGEIVPADRPGTTIWVERQPVGVVFAISPWNAPINLTARAIAVPLLCGNTVVLKPSEFSPKSQDLAIRALTAAGLPPGCVNVLPTRAERTPEVTELAVKHPKILRVNFTGSDRVGRIIAGWAATCLKQCVLELGGKAPVIVFEDANIDDAVEAVVFGALAFSGQVCMSTERVILHKSISREFKEKLLKKVETIKTGNHLEDPAVSISGLFTSAHAKRVMSLVKSAVDGGAKLLAGDLQVTGPRGTIIRPHILEHVSTNMDIAHVETFGPVMLLSEFETDDEAVASANDSDFSLCGSVFSKDTMRALDISKRLRLGACHINGPSLYVESTLPQGGTGGGSGYGRFGGMAGVEAFTEKKIITVVKPGLKLPL, from the exons ATGGCATCTCACAGCCCAACTACATCGAATAATGGGGGAGTCTCTGAGAGAACCAGTACTCTTTCCCAGCCTCAATTTCTTTTCATCAACGGCAAATACATCCCCAGCTCAGACAAGGAAACTTTCCCAGTCAGAAACCCAATAACGGGCAGCGTCCTTTACAACTGTGCTTCTGCTTCGAAGGCTGATTACGAAACCGCCATCGAGAATGCACACTCGGCCTACCAGACGTGGTCACAGACAGGGCCTTCAGCAAGGAGACGCATCTTCCTCAAGGCGGCCGACATTATGGAATCGTACATCACAGGGGACGCTCCAGAGTTCATGTCCCAGGAGGTGTCTGCCACTATGCATTGGGTCAAAATCAACGTCTTTGCCACCGCGGGCCTTTTTCGGGAAACCGCGAGCCTGGCCACTCAAATCAGAGGAGAGATAGTCCCAGCTGACAGGCCCGGAACGACAATTTGGGTGGAAAGGCAGCCGGTGGGCGTGGTGTTTGCGATTTCACCATGGAATGCTCCG ATCAACCTCACCGCAAGAGCAATTGCCGTCCCATTGCTCTGCGGCAATACGGTAGTCCTCAAACCATCCGAGTTCAGCCCAAAAAGTCAGGATTTGGCCATACGGGCGTTGACTGCCGCGGGCCTACCGCCAGGATGCGTCAACGTTTTGCCCACGAGAGCGGAACGGACGCCTGAGGTGACTGAATTGGCGGTTAAGCACCCCAAGATTCTTCGAGTCAACTTCACGGGAAGCGACAGAGTGGGGAGGATCATCGCTGGCTGGGCAGCCACCTGCCTAAAACAATGTGTCTTGGAACTCGGTGGCAAGGCCCCTGTTATTGTCTTTGAGGATGCCAACATTGACGATGCGGtcgaggcggtggtgtttggggcCTTGGCTTTTAGTGGACAGGTGTGCATGTCGACCGAGCGAGTGATATTGCACAAGTCAATCAGCAGGGAGTTCAAAGAGAAActgctgaagaaggtggaAACTATCAAGACCGGCAATCACTTGGAGGACCCGGCAGTTTCGATATCTGGATTGTTCACGTCGGCTCATGCAAAACGGGTGATGAGCTTGGTCAAGAGTGCGGTAGACGGTGGTGCGAAACTGCTTGCTGGTGATCTCCAAGTCACTGGCCCGAGAGGTACCATTATCCGACCTCATATTCTTGAACATGTCAGCACAAATATGGATATTGCACACGTCGAGACATTTGGGCCTGTCATGTTACTGTCCGAGTTCGAAACGGACGACGAGGCGGTGGCCTCAGCAAATGACAGCGACTTTTCTTTATGTGGGAGTGTCTTCTCAAAAGATACAATGAGGGCCTTGGACATCTCCAAGCGGCTCAGGTTAGGGGCATGTCACATCAACGGGCCGAGCTTATATGTGGAATCCACCCTGCCACAGGGAGGGACAGGGGGTGGCAGTGGATATGGACGCTTTGGTGGAATGGCTGGAGTCGAGGCATTCACTGAGAAAAAGATAATCACTGTTGTCAAACCGGGCCTGAAATTACCCCTTTGA